Genomic DNA from Methanomicrobia archaeon:
GTTCATGCCATTGTCGCTGCTGATTTGGCGCTTGCCGGTATTAAAAGCGTGATACCCTTCGATGAAGTCGTATTCGCTATGAAAGATACCGCAAGCCGGATGCCACCGCAATTAAAAGAAACCAGTGAAGGTGGATTGGCCATTACGAAAACGGCTAAAAGGATACAACGAGACCTTTTTGAAAAAGAGAACGCTCATCGCTAGAATTGGCGCAAATTCGTATGAAGACCATTATTCAGATCCATACATAAAGAGGGTAAGTACTACGTGGCGGTCGATCTGGTCACGAACGTTGCTGACCAGGGTCTAACGGAAGCAGAAGCAGTATCCAATCTGAAGAAAGGGCTAGAAGAACAGTATCAGATCCGCATGGAGCTCGCACCTAAGAATAGAAAGACGAAATATACATCAGTGGAGGAGTAAAATGGCAAAAAAAGAGATTGCACGCCGTTTTTGATGGTGAAGTACTGAGACCCGAGGCGGCAGTTGATTTGGAACCAAACGCTCGCTACCTTGTAACCATCGAGCGTAAAGAAAAGAAAGGTGCGCAGCAGAACCTCTGGGACGTGCTGAGCGCGTTCTCTGGCACGGTCGAAGGCCCAGAAGATTGGTCAAAAGAGCATGAACACTATCTCTACGGCACGCCCAGGCGTGCTAGCCTACCGAATCGTCAGATTTGCGTCAGATTTGCGTCAGATTGGCGCTCGATGCTATAAACGTCATCAACCTAAAGAAGAAAAAAGAGGTTTGTAAAGCATGCTGTCTGAAGCAGTGGTGGAAAAGATCACGAAGGAATTGAAGACCTTTTTCGGCACCGAGCTGGCGAGCATCGTGCTGTACGGGTCATATGCCGAAGGTAAGGAAACGAAGTATTCCGACATCGATATCTTGGTCGTCGTACGGCGGCAGTTTGAAGACCGAAGTGCCCGCAGAGCGTGTGAAATCGCGCTGCGAAAACGCCTCTATCGGGCTGTCGGGCAGGTCTCACCACGTGTGATTGGCACTGACATCCTCTTCACGACCCGGAGAAACTTCAACCCGCTGCTCCTGAATATCCTCAAGCACGGCATCCCGCTCCTCGATGACGGCACGTTCGCAACGCTCAAAGCAGAATTCCAGCGCATGATAAATGATAAAATACTACAGCCGAAGGAGGAATATTGGATGGTCGCAACCACATGGGCAATCGCAGTAAAAGAGAATTACAAAGTAGAGAAAGCGGTGCGGTGATCAAATGCCAACCCACAGGATCAGTGATAACGTGAAAGTGTCCTGTTAGACACTCCTGAAAGCTGTAGGACGTTCTCTACGCGATATCCTTGATCGGCT
This window encodes:
- a CDS encoding nucleotidyltransferase domain-containing protein, which translates into the protein MLSEAVVEKITKELKTFFGTELASIVLYGSYAEGKETKYSDIDILVVVRRQFEDRSARRACEIALRKRLYRAVGQVSPRVIGTDILFTTRRNFNPLLLNILKHGIPLLDDGTFATLKAEFQRMINDKILQPKEEYWMVATTWAIAVKENYKVEKAVR